A genomic region of Geothrix edaphica contains the following coding sequences:
- the rodA gene encoding rod shape-determining protein RodA produces MKDRVRALDSRLLWVILALMLLGTLTLYSAGRNTPQAAIWIKQSVWNLMGLALMLLLAATDPRRILRYSFPAYLLGLVALAAVLVVGKKIGGATRWFVVAGQTFQPSELMKWVTLLYVSHRLGLRPADSIRRFELLGAVGLVAFPMLLIQRQPDLGMALSFLPILLIIPLMKGLRARWVVALLLLVTVGGFGAWKFALKPYQKQRVMIFLDPSADLQGKGYQVNQSRIAIGAGGLIGRGFTSGSQTQLNFLPVKTTDFAFSVWAEERGFLGVLLVLGLFGLLLSRILDAAKAAHTNAEAYFCAGAAGIFALHLMVNVGMVAGALPNKGMVLPFFSAGGSSTLSFFLALGLIMGILYRSRVK; encoded by the coding sequence ATGAAGGATCGCGTCCGGGCCCTGGATTCGCGGCTGCTCTGGGTCATCCTGGCCCTGATGCTCCTGGGCACGCTGACCCTCTATTCCGCGGGTCGGAACACCCCCCAGGCCGCCATCTGGATCAAGCAGAGCGTCTGGAACCTGATGGGCCTGGCGCTGATGCTCCTGCTGGCGGCCACGGATCCGCGGCGCATCCTCCGCTACAGCTTCCCGGCCTACCTGCTGGGCCTCGTGGCCCTGGCCGCCGTGCTGGTGGTGGGCAAGAAGATCGGCGGCGCCACGCGCTGGTTCGTGGTGGCTGGCCAGACCTTCCAGCCCTCGGAGCTCATGAAGTGGGTGACGCTGCTGTACGTGTCCCACCGGCTGGGCTTGCGGCCCGCCGACAGCATCCGCCGCTTCGAGCTGCTGGGCGCGGTGGGGCTGGTGGCCTTTCCCATGCTGCTCATCCAGCGCCAGCCCGATCTCGGCATGGCCCTGAGCTTCCTGCCCATCCTGCTGATCATCCCGCTCATGAAGGGCCTGCGGGCCCGCTGGGTGGTCGCGCTGCTGCTGCTGGTCACCGTGGGCGGCTTCGGCGCCTGGAAGTTCGCCCTCAAGCCCTACCAGAAGCAGCGCGTGATGATCTTCCTGGATCCCTCCGCCGATCTCCAGGGCAAGGGCTACCAGGTGAACCAGAGCCGGATCGCCATCGGGGCGGGGGGGCTCATCGGCCGGGGCTTCACCAGCGGCTCCCAGACCCAGCTGAACTTCCTGCCCGTGAAGACCACCGACTTCGCCTTCAGCGTGTGGGCCGAGGAGCGGGGCTTCCTGGGCGTGCTGCTGGTGCTGGGCCTCTTCGGCCTCCTGCTGAGCCGCATCCTGGATGCCGCCAAGGCCGCCCACACGAACGCCGAGGCCTACTTCTGCGCCGGGGCCGCGGGCATCTTCGCCCTGCATCTGATGGTGAACGTGGGCATGGTGGCCGGCGCCTTGCCGAACAAGGGCATGGTGCTGCCCTTCTTCAGCGCCGGGGGCAGCAGCACCCTCAGCTTCTTCCTGGCCCTGGGCCTCATCATGGGCATCCTGTACCGGTCGAGGGTGAAGTGA
- the mrdA gene encoding penicillin-binding protein 2, which produces MDPRQRPLLHRRLGVLKALAWSLVAGLILIYAWLQLVRHGEFQQLAMQQAVKIRPIAAPRGLVLDRNGHRLVDNRRALHLVIQREDLPTRADVIESLALALELDPAALARKIQSYRFAGKGRPLVLKENLDDAGIALAERVRSRFPFLSVDVAPRRVYLGDELAGHVLGYVGEVDEELMKAKPGVFRLGETIGKEGFEASGNDKLKGVDGQRRILVDQLGTEVAHFGQTDAVAGRSLYLTLDAGLQKILQDAYGEEAGAAVVLDLRDGGILAMYSSPSYDPNLFLNRLSQEMVDRYLNNPTRPMLNRAIQGIYAPGSTFKLLVALAGLEKGVITPQTVIYCAGKKNFYGRDFRCDKPTGHGGLSLVQAIAQSCDVYFYEVASRMDIDDLYATAEKYGFTDRTGVDLPQEKRTRIPSRAWKRKAAPKDPKWYAGETISVGIGQGAVGVTPIGLARFYAMLATRGKVLTPHLFYGFRNDQSNELEPAPVPVPRDTPLDPRNWATLDEGLYEVVQGGTAAANPLIREIAREAPFVGKTGTAQVATFVDKSHYARQAKHLKDHALFAGYAPRDRPQIAFAVVVENAGFGSTAAAPIAAKLVKYWFVDRVRNPLPPPRGRMVDPFAPPAEAAP; this is translated from the coding sequence ATGGACCCCCGGCAGCGCCCCCTCCTCCACCGCCGCCTCGGGGTGCTCAAGGCCCTGGCCTGGAGCCTCGTGGCCGGACTGATCCTCATCTACGCCTGGCTCCAGCTGGTGCGACACGGCGAGTTCCAGCAGCTGGCCATGCAGCAGGCCGTGAAGATCCGCCCCATCGCCGCGCCCCGCGGCCTGGTGCTGGACCGCAACGGCCACCGCCTGGTGGACAACCGCCGGGCCCTGCACCTCGTCATCCAGCGGGAGGACCTGCCCACGCGGGCCGATGTGATCGAGTCCCTGGCCCTGGCCCTGGAGCTGGATCCCGCCGCCCTGGCCCGGAAGATCCAGAGCTACCGCTTCGCCGGCAAGGGCCGCCCCCTGGTGCTGAAGGAGAACCTCGACGACGCGGGCATCGCGCTGGCGGAGCGGGTCCGGTCCCGCTTCCCCTTCCTCAGCGTCGATGTGGCGCCCCGGCGGGTCTACCTCGGCGACGAGCTGGCCGGGCACGTGCTGGGCTACGTGGGCGAAGTGGACGAGGAGCTGATGAAGGCCAAGCCGGGTGTCTTCCGGTTGGGCGAGACCATCGGCAAGGAGGGCTTCGAGGCCAGCGGCAACGACAAGCTCAAGGGTGTGGACGGCCAGAGGCGCATCCTGGTGGACCAGCTGGGCACCGAGGTGGCCCACTTCGGCCAGACCGACGCTGTGGCGGGCCGCAGCCTCTACCTCACCCTGGACGCGGGCCTCCAGAAGATCCTGCAGGATGCCTACGGGGAGGAGGCCGGCGCGGCCGTGGTGCTGGACCTGCGCGACGGCGGCATCCTGGCCATGTACTCCAGCCCCTCGTACGACCCGAACCTCTTCCTCAACCGGCTCAGCCAGGAGATGGTGGACCGCTACCTGAACAACCCGACGCGGCCCATGCTGAACCGGGCCATCCAGGGCATCTACGCGCCGGGTTCCACCTTCAAGCTGCTGGTGGCGCTGGCGGGCCTGGAGAAGGGCGTGATCACGCCTCAGACCGTCATCTACTGTGCGGGGAAGAAGAACTTCTACGGGCGCGATTTCCGCTGCGACAAGCCCACGGGCCACGGCGGGCTGAGCCTGGTGCAGGCCATCGCCCAGAGCTGCGATGTCTACTTCTACGAAGTGGCCTCGCGCATGGACATCGATGATCTCTACGCCACCGCGGAGAAATACGGCTTCACGGACCGCACGGGGGTGGACCTGCCCCAGGAGAAGCGCACCCGCATTCCCAGCCGGGCCTGGAAGCGCAAGGCCGCCCCGAAGGATCCCAAGTGGTACGCCGGCGAGACCATCAGCGTGGGCATCGGCCAGGGCGCCGTGGGCGTCACGCCCATCGGGTTGGCGCGGTTCTACGCCATGCTGGCCACCCGGGGGAAGGTGCTCACGCCCCACCTCTTCTACGGCTTCCGCAACGACCAGAGCAACGAGTTGGAGCCGGCGCCGGTGCCGGTGCCCCGGGACACGCCCTTGGATCCACGCAACTGGGCCACCCTGGATGAGGGCCTGTACGAGGTGGTCCAGGGCGGAACGGCCGCGGCCAACCCCCTCATCCGGGAGATCGCGCGGGAGGCCCCCTTCGTCGGCAAGACCGGCACGGCCCAGGTCGCCACCTTCGTGGACAAGAGCCACTACGCCCGCCAGGCCAAGCACCTGAAGGACCATGCCCTCTTCGCGGGCTACGCGCCCCGCGACAGGCCGCAGATCGCCTTCGCCGTGGTGGTGGAGAACGCGGGCTTCGGCTCCACCGCCGCCGCGCCCATCGCGGCCAAGCTCGTGAAGTACTGGTTCGTGGACCGCGTGAGGAATCCCCTGCCGCCGCCCCGCGGCCGCATGGTGGACCCCTTCGCCCCTCCGGCGGAGGCGGCGCCATGA
- the mreC gene encoding rod shape-determining protein MreC, whose amino-acid sequence MVVHRSKWGWSRTGWQRLLVVLLWLGHGIWALLGPAPGRHWARVADTLSRPSQGLASRWAQWRTNRRDTARSFRETRAENARLAAELAQLRTQAAQEGPRLAEADEAVRLLGLKRQIPLDLRAARVIFSTRPAAFGGLVIDRGQDLGLVPDQGVLVPEGIVGRLWSVGPTQAKVLPADAPNASVAVMLMRSRATGVLQGLGSGRALIRYISNQEVVQVGEAVLTSGLDRVFPRGLLVGYVAEVAPGDLELRVQVNLSAPLDRISTVLLLPSQPPLEVQPPFVAPEQKPQRKRGTP is encoded by the coding sequence ATGGTCGTCCACAGGTCCAAATGGGGATGGAGCCGCACGGGGTGGCAGCGCCTCCTCGTCGTCCTCCTCTGGCTGGGCCACGGGATCTGGGCCCTGCTCGGACCGGCTCCCGGCCGCCACTGGGCGCGCGTGGCCGACACCCTCTCGCGCCCCTCCCAGGGCCTGGCCTCCCGGTGGGCCCAGTGGCGGACCAACCGCCGGGACACCGCCCGCAGCTTCCGGGAGACCCGGGCGGAGAACGCGCGGCTGGCCGCCGAGCTCGCGCAGCTCCGGACCCAGGCCGCCCAGGAGGGACCCCGGCTGGCCGAGGCGGATGAGGCCGTGCGGCTCCTGGGCCTGAAGCGGCAGATCCCCCTGGACCTGAGGGCCGCGCGGGTGATCTTCAGCACGCGCCCCGCCGCCTTCGGGGGCCTGGTGATCGACCGGGGCCAGGACCTGGGCCTGGTGCCCGACCAGGGCGTGTTGGTGCCCGAGGGCATCGTGGGCCGGCTCTGGTCCGTGGGGCCCACCCAGGCCAAGGTGCTGCCCGCGGACGCGCCCAACGCCTCCGTGGCCGTGATGCTCATGCGGAGCCGCGCGACGGGGGTCCTCCAGGGGCTGGGCTCCGGGCGGGCCCTGATCCGCTACATCAGCAACCAGGAGGTGGTGCAGGTGGGTGAGGCCGTGCTGACCTCGGGGCTGGATCGCGTGTTCCCCCGGGGCCTGCTGGTGGGCTACGTGGCCGAGGTGGCCCCCGGCGACTTGGAGCTGCGGGTGCAGGTCAACCTGTCCGCGCCCCTGGACCGGATCTCCACGGTGCTGCTGCTGCCCTCCCAGCCGCCGCTGGAGGTGCAGCCGCCCTTTGTGGCGCCCGAGCAGAAACCGCAGCGCAAGCGGGGGACGCCATGA
- a CDS encoding rod shape-determining protein produces the protein MASLFSSQFWSNIFNSDLAIDLGTASTLIHTKQAGRIVIYEPSIVAVNTVTHEVEAVGDEAKQLLGRAPQGVRTIRPMKDGMIYEVDAAEKMLAQFIAKARPNRGIARTRIVVSVPPRAHQVARRAVKQVCYDAKAGEVFIVDQTMVAAIGAGLAINEKRGCMIVDIGGGTTDVAVISYNGKVFSDSILIAGDEMDEAVVKYIREKYNVLISESSAEEVKWTLGSAFPSELTRTMEVSGRDQFEGLPKTLTLNDAEIREALAEPIGAIIDLVRKALNETPPQLAADLIDRGICLTGGGSLIQGLDERLRKETHLPVFRAEDPQTAVVRGTALLLENIPLLRRIQILD, from the coding sequence GTGGCCAGCCTTTTTTCCAGCCAGTTCTGGTCCAACATCTTCAATTCGGACCTCGCCATCGACCTCGGTACGGCCTCGACCCTGATCCACACCAAGCAGGCGGGCCGCATCGTCATCTATGAGCCCTCCATCGTGGCCGTGAACACGGTGACCCACGAGGTGGAGGCCGTGGGCGACGAAGCCAAGCAGCTGCTGGGCCGCGCCCCCCAGGGCGTCCGGACCATCCGGCCCATGAAGGACGGCATGATCTACGAGGTGGACGCCGCCGAGAAGATGCTGGCCCAGTTCATCGCCAAGGCCCGCCCCAACCGCGGCATCGCCCGCACCCGCATCGTGGTGAGCGTGCCGCCCCGGGCCCACCAGGTGGCCCGCCGCGCCGTGAAGCAGGTCTGCTACGACGCCAAGGCCGGCGAGGTCTTCATCGTGGACCAGACCATGGTGGCCGCCATCGGCGCCGGGCTGGCCATCAACGAGAAGCGCGGCTGCATGATCGTCGACATCGGCGGCGGCACCACGGACGTGGCCGTCATCAGCTACAACGGCAAGGTGTTCTCGGACTCCATCCTCATCGCCGGCGACGAGATGGACGAGGCGGTGGTCAAGTACATCCGCGAGAAGTACAACGTGCTGATCTCCGAGTCCTCGGCCGAGGAGGTGAAGTGGACGCTGGGCTCGGCCTTCCCCTCGGAGTTGACGCGCACCATGGAGGTGAGCGGCCGGGACCAGTTCGAGGGCCTGCCCAAGACGCTCACCCTCAACGATGCGGAGATCCGGGAGGCCCTCGCCGAACCCATCGGCGCCATCATCGACCTGGTCCGCAAGGCGCTCAACGAGACGCCGCCCCAGCTGGCGGCGGACCTCATCGACCGGGGCATCTGCCTCACGGGCGGCGGCTCGCTGATCCAGGGCCTGGACGAGCGGCTGCGCAAGGAGACGCACCTGCCGGTCTTCCGCGCGGAGGATCCGCAGACCGCCGTGGTGCGGGGCACCGCGCTGCTGCTGGAGAACATCCCGCTCCTGCGCCGCATCCAGATCCTCGATTAG
- a CDS encoding glutaredoxin family protein: protein MSRIDDLKGLDLAVYSATWCPDCRRLEAWLTGHGVAHQKVDIEAVPGAAEKLEAETGKRAIPFVLVNGRRWVRGYHKELPQRLDGDLLMEELVAAGK, encoded by the coding sequence ATGAGCCGAATTGATGACCTGAAGGGCCTGGATCTGGCGGTGTACAGCGCCACCTGGTGCCCGGACTGCCGCCGGCTGGAGGCCTGGCTCACCGGGCACGGCGTGGCCCATCAGAAGGTGGATATCGAGGCCGTGCCCGGAGCGGCCGAGAAGCTGGAGGCCGAAACGGGCAAGCGGGCCATTCCGTTCGTGCTGGTGAACGGGAGGCGCTGGGTCCGGGGCTATCACAAGGAGCTGCCCCAGCGGCTGGACGGGGATCTGCTGATGGAGGAGCTGGTGGCGGCGGGGAAATAA
- a CDS encoding thymidine phosphorylase, whose translation MRMYDLIYTKKLGGALSPEQIAFWVKGAADGSIPDEQSASLLMAICWRGMTTDETLALTLGMRDSGKRMDLSSVPGTKVDKHSTGGVGDKTTLILGPIVAACGVPCPMFSGRGLGHTGGTVDKFAAIPGLKVELTDAEFLRSLKETRFANSAPTGNIAPADKKLYALRDITATVESIPLITASIMSKKLAGGADALVLDVKCGPTAFMKTLEDARTLAQSMVDVGTAHGMQIRALITRMDAPLGWAIGNALEVMESVEILRGEHGDSELAQMSFRLAAEMLIMGGAAKTLPEAQAKVQASIQDGSALEALRRFVALNGGDAEALDDFTRLPQAGQVVEVRADRGGYVTAIDGRALGLLAMDLGAGRKDRNDILDLGVGIRVQVRVGQRIEKGDVVFTAHAKAGFSLKPEAYLATLSLADSRPVAEPWLLATIGC comes from the coding sequence ATGCGGATGTACGACCTGATCTACACCAAGAAGCTGGGCGGCGCCCTGTCGCCTGAGCAGATCGCCTTCTGGGTGAAGGGGGCCGCCGACGGCAGCATTCCCGACGAGCAGAGCGCCTCGCTGCTGATGGCCATCTGCTGGCGGGGCATGACCACCGACGAGACCCTGGCCCTCACCCTGGGCATGCGGGACTCCGGCAAGCGCATGGATCTCTCCTCCGTGCCCGGCACCAAGGTGGACAAGCACAGCACCGGCGGCGTGGGGGACAAGACCACGCTGATCCTGGGCCCCATCGTGGCGGCCTGCGGGGTGCCCTGCCCCATGTTCAGCGGCCGCGGCCTGGGCCACACCGGCGGCACCGTGGACAAGTTCGCCGCCATCCCGGGCCTCAAGGTCGAGCTCACCGATGCCGAGTTCCTCCGCAGCCTGAAGGAGACCCGCTTCGCCAACTCCGCCCCCACCGGCAACATCGCCCCGGCGGACAAGAAGCTCTACGCTCTGCGGGACATCACCGCCACCGTGGAGAGCATCCCCCTCATCACCGCCAGCATCATGTCCAAGAAGCTGGCGGGCGGCGCCGACGCCCTGGTGCTCGACGTGAAGTGCGGCCCCACGGCCTTCATGAAGACCCTCGAGGACGCCCGCACCCTGGCCCAGAGCATGGTGGATGTGGGCACCGCCCACGGCATGCAGATCCGCGCCCTCATCACCCGCATGGATGCGCCGCTGGGCTGGGCCATCGGCAACGCCCTGGAGGTCATGGAGTCCGTCGAGATCCTCCGCGGCGAGCATGGTGACTCCGAGCTGGCCCAGATGAGCTTCCGCCTGGCCGCGGAGATGCTGATCATGGGCGGCGCGGCGAAGACCCTGCCCGAGGCCCAGGCCAAGGTCCAGGCCAGCATCCAGGACGGCTCGGCCCTGGAGGCCCTGCGGCGCTTCGTGGCCCTCAACGGCGGCGATGCCGAGGCCCTGGACGACTTCACCCGCCTGCCCCAGGCGGGCCAGGTGGTTGAAGTGCGAGCTGATCGCGGCGGCTACGTCACCGCCATCGACGGCCGCGCCCTCGGCCTGCTGGCCATGGACCTGGGCGCCGGGCGCAAGGACCGGAACGACATCCTCGACCTGGGCGTGGGGATCCGCGTGCAGGTGCGGGTGGGCCAGCGGATCGAGAAGGGGGACGTGGTGTTCACGGCCCATGCCAAGGCCGGGTTCAGCCTGAAGCCCGAAGCCTACCTTGCCACCTTGAGCCTGGCGGACAGCCGGCCCGTGGCTGAACCCTGGCTGCTGGCCACCATCGGCTGCTGA